GCCATCCAAGCACGGATACCCTCGTTCAGCAAAATGTTTTTGGTATAGAAGGTTTCAAATTCGGGGTCTTCAGCAGCCCGTAGTTCTTGAGAAACGAAGTCGTAAGCCCGCAGGTTCAACGCCAAGCCAACGATGCCGATCGCACTCATCCATAAACCAGTCACTGGCACAAACAACATGAAGAAGTGTAACCAGCGCTTGTTGGAGAAAGCAATCCCGAAAATCTGAGACCAGAAACGGTTTGCTGTCACCATTGAGTAGGTTTCTTCTGCTTGGGTGGGGTTGAAAGCACGGAAGGTGTTTGCCCCTTCACCATCTTCAAACAGCGTGTTTTCTACTGTTGCACCGTGAATTGCACACAACAGCGCACCACCCAATACACCCGCTACTCCCATCATGTGGAACGGGTTGAGTGTCCAGTTGTGGAATCCTTGTAAGAACAGTAAGAAACGGAAGATTGCTGCGACTCCAAAGCTGGGTGCAAAGAACCAACTCGACTGTCCCAATGGGTACATCAAGAATACAGATACGAATACCGCGATGGGAGCAGAAAAGGCTATGGCGTTGTAAGGACGAATTCCCACTAACCGAGCAATTTCAAATTGACGCAGCATAAAGCCTATCAATCCAAATGCTCCGTGCAGCGCTACGAATGTCCACAATCCACCCAATTGACACCAACGCGTGAAGTCTCCTTGCGCTTCTGGACCCCACAACAGCAGCAATGAGTGTCCCATTGCGTCTGCTGGTGTTGATACTGCTACTGTTAAGAAGTTACAGCCTTCTAAGTAAGAAGATGCTAAGCCGTGGGTGTACCAACTGGTGACGAAGGTTGTACCGGTCAGCCATCCCCCCAGTGCTAGGTACGCACAAGGGAATAGCAATAAACCAGACCATCCTACGAATACGAAGCGATCGCGCTTCAACCAGTCGTCGAGAACGTCAAACCACCCTCTGGTAGTACTACGTCCAATTGCGATGGTCATTAGATCAAATCTCCAAAACTTTATAAGTACAGGTTTTTAACCTCTGTATTATAGACTGCCAAATTTTTGGCTGACTATAAAACAGAATGTAAACTAGGTTGTCAATCTAGTTTACAAATTTTTACTCTCTCTAATCATATTATGTGTTCTTCGCTAATTTTTCCAGGGGTTTTTTAACTGAACTTAATCTTTGCTAACTAATTTACTAAAATAAAAATATAAATTAATTTAAATTTTAAATATTGATTAATCTCTATTTTGTATTGTTTAGTTAGTAGTTAATAGTTAGTAGTGAGTTGTTAGTAATTTCCAATGCCTACTCCCCCTATCTCCCCATCTCCCCACACTCCCCACTGCCCCTAATCCCCACTCCCTTGGGGGAGTGGGGGCCGGTGAGTTCCCCACACTCCTCAATCCCCCACCTTCTTCAAGCTAGAATTAGACCTACAGTTAAATAAATTAAAGCTAAATGTTTACCATCGATTTAACCGTAAGAAATACTCCCTTCCCCATTTCGGTACAGCGTAAGACAGCTGAAGACGCAGAGGCTGTTTATCAGTTAATTTTGGCAGCAATGTCTTCTGGTAAGCCTGAGATCGTAGAACTCAAATGTGAAGGTAAAACAGAGAGAAAAATCGCCGTTCGTGCTAGTGAAATCTCCGGAGTGCAGGTAACACAGAAAGACAGTGCAACTACTGCTAGTGGTAGACCACCTGGTTTCTTTGCCCTTACCTCTGAATAAAGAGATGATTTAAACAATGGCGGAACTAGGTATTAAGGTAAAAGACTTAAACTTCAGCTGGCCTTCTGGAGAGAAAGTAATTAAATCTTGCTCTATCGAAGTACCCAAAGGAGAATTTTGGATGCTTTTGGGTACAAATGGTAGCGGAAAATCAACACTGCTGAGACTTTTAGCAGGGTTGTTAGCACCCCAATCTGGTGAGATTGGGGTTTTGCATCCGGTGGGCTTTGTTTTCCAAAATCCTGACCATCAATTGGTAATGCCTACTGTCGGTGCTGATATTGCTTTTGGGCTAGTGGAAGAAAAATTAACACTACCTGCTATCAGAGCTAGGGTTGAGGAAGCATTAGCAGCAGTAAATTTATTAGGACTGCAAAGACG
Above is a genomic segment from Fischerella sp. JS2 containing:
- the psbD gene encoding photosystem II D2 protein (photosystem q(a) protein), with amino-acid sequence MTIAIGRSTTRGWFDVLDDWLKRDRFVFVGWSGLLLFPCAYLALGGWLTGTTFVTSWYTHGLASSYLEGCNFLTVAVSTPADAMGHSLLLLWGPEAQGDFTRWCQLGGLWTFVALHGAFGLIGFMLRQFEIARLVGIRPYNAIAFSAPIAVFVSVFLMYPLGQSSWFFAPSFGVAAIFRFLLFLQGFHNWTLNPFHMMGVAGVLGGALLCAIHGATVENTLFEDGEGANTFRAFNPTQAEETYSMVTANRFWSQIFGIAFSNKRWLHFFMLFVPVTGLWMSAIGIVGLALNLRAYDFVSQELRAAEDPEFETFYTKNILLNEGIRAWMAPQDQPHEKFVFPEEVLPRGNAL
- a CDS encoding energy-coupling factor ABC transporter ATP-binding protein; this encodes MAELGIKVKDLNFSWPSGEKVIKSCSIEVPKGEFWMLLGTNGSGKSTLLRLLAGLLAPQSGEIGVLHPVGFVFQNPDHQLVMPTVGADIAFGLVEEKLTLPAIRARVEEALAAVNLLGLQRRPIYALSGGQKQRVAIAGALARHCAVLLLDEPTALLDPDSQLELVASVRKLVKTRGITALWVTHRLDELNYCDGAFLLERGSLIDKGEVQRLKQRLMQLHTD